GCCGACAGTTCGGTGCGGCCCTTGCCACGACGGGCTGCCAGGATGGCACGGCCGGCACGGGTACGCATACGAAGGCGGAAGCCGTGCTTCTTGGCTCGACGGCGGTTATTCGGCTGAAAAGTCCGCTTGCTCACGTTAGTTACTCCAGTGGATCAAAGGTGCGCCCACCCGATCAAAAAGGGGAAGAACTGGCCGACGCTAAGTTTTGTATATGCA
Above is a window of Arthrobacter sp. FB24 DNA encoding:
- the rpmH gene encoding 50S ribosomal protein L34 translates to MSKRTFQPNNRRRAKKHGFRLRMRTRAGRAILAARRGKGRTELSA